A section of the Nitrospirota bacterium genome encodes:
- a CDS encoding chemotaxis protein CheW, with the protein MIVEEKVEAQQGQGGGAGVLTREAVAGDDLRQLVTCLIGREEFALDVLSVQEINRMVEITRVPKAPAYVEGVINLRGRIIPVLDLRRRFGLPPVEKSDNSRIMVVLVRQRMVGLIVDEVVEVLRVPKSTIEPPPSFGSSAGAEFTQGVGRIDNRLLIVLDLNRLLMPNEQATLDAATGQGAGR; encoded by the coding sequence ATGATTGTCGAAGAAAAAGTTGAGGCGCAACAGGGCCAGGGTGGGGGCGCCGGCGTGCTGACCCGGGAAGCGGTCGCCGGGGATGACCTCCGCCAACTGGTCACCTGCCTGATCGGCCGTGAAGAATTCGCGCTGGATGTCTTGAGCGTCCAGGAGATCAATCGCATGGTCGAAATCACGCGGGTGCCGAAGGCGCCGGCTTACGTCGAAGGGGTGATCAATCTGCGCGGTCGGATTATTCCGGTCCTGGATCTCCGGCGCCGTTTTGGGCTCCCGCCGGTCGAGAAGTCCGATAATTCCCGTATTATGGTGGTCTTAGTGCGGCAGCGGATGGTGGGATTGATCGTGGATGAAGTGGTGGAGGTGCTGCGCGTTCCGAAATCCACGATTGAACCGCCGCCCTCGTTCGGCAGTTCTGCCGGCGCGGAATTCACGCAGGGCGTGGGCCGGATCGACAATCGTCTCCTGATTGTCTTGGATCTGAATCGCCTGTTGATGCCCAATGAGCAGGCCACGCTGGATGCGGCTACAGGGCAGGGGGCGGGGCGCTAG